CAAGGAGTTCGACATCCCGAAGGTGTTCGGCGACTGGCGCGAGGTGATCGCCTCGCCCGACGTCGACGCCATCTGCATCGGCACCTGGCCCTACATGCACGCCGAGATGTCCATCGCCGCGCTGGCCGCGGGCAAGCACGTGCTCTGCGAAGCGCGCATGGCCATGAACGCGGGAGAGGGCCGGCGCATGCTCGAGGCCTCGCGCAAGGCGCCCAAGCTGATTGCCCAGCTGGTTCCTGCGCCGCACACGCTCGAGACCGATTCCACCATGACCCAGATGATCAAGGACGGTTACGTGGGCGACGTGGTGGCGGTGGAGCTCCAGGCCGCGCAGGGCCGCTGGGTGGATCCGGCGGCGCCGCTCCACTGGCGCCAGGACATCACGCTCTCCGGCCACAACATCCTCAACATGGGGATCTGGTACGAGGCGATGTGCCGCTGGCTGGGCCACGCCAAGCGGCTGACCGCGATGACTCGCGTCTCGGTGCCGAAGCGGAAGGACGCCGAGGGCAAGACGCACGACGTGAAGGTGCCCGATCACGCGGACATCCTCACCGAGCTGCCCGGCGGCGGTGTCGCCCACATGCGCTTCAGCGCGGTGACGGCGCTGGCGCCGTCGCCCGAGGTGTGGATCTTCGGCACCGAGGGGACGCTCCGCCTGGAAGCCGATGCGAAGAGACTCTCGGGAGGCCGCAAGGGCGAGACGGCTCTGAAGGAGATTGTCATCCCGAAGGAGAAGCGCGTGGGCTGGCGGGTGGAGGAGGAGTTCGTCAACGCCATCCGCGGCAAGGAGAAAGTCACGCGCACCAGCTTCGAGGAAGGCGTCCGCTACATGGAGTTCACGGACGCGGTGACCAAGAGCGCGACGACGGGTCAGACCGTCGACGTCACACCGCTCTAGGCCGGCGGCGCCCGTCGTGACCGCCTCCGCCGATCTGGCGGCCCTCTGGCCGCTCGATCCCGCCGTCACCTTCCTCAATCACGGCTCCTACGGTGCCTGCCCGAAGGCCGTGCTCGAGCATCAGGCCGCGCTGCGTGCCGAGCTCGAGGCCGAGCCCGTGCTCTTCCTCGGCCGCAAGCTCGAGGAGCGCCTCGATGTCGCCCGCGCCCGGCTCGGAGAGTTCGTCGGCGCTGACCCCGGCGACCTCGCCTTCGTCACCAACGCGACCGGCGGCGTGAACGCGGTGCTGCGCTCGCTCGCCTTCTCACCGGGGGACGAGCTGCTCACCACCGACCACTGCTACGCCGCGTGCAAGAACACGCTCGACTACGTGGCGTCGCGCTTCGGCGCCAAGGTCAACGTGGCCGTGGTGCCATTCCCGCTGGCGTCCCCTGACGAGGTGGTGGCGGCGGTGCTCGCCAAGGCGACGCCGAAGACGAAGCTCGCGCTCCTCGACCACATCACGAGCCCGACCGCGCTGGTCCTGCCGATCGCAAAGCTCGTGAGCGAGCTCGCCGCCCGCGGCATCGACACCGTCGTGGACGGCGCCCACGGGCCCGGCATGGTGCCACTGGATCTCCGTGCGCTGGGGGCTGCCTACTACACCGGGAACTGCCACAAGTGGCTCTGCACCCCCAAGGGCTCCGCGTTCCTCTACGTACGGCGCGACCGCCAGGCCGCCATTCACCCCCTCACGATCAGCCACGGCCACGTCGGCGAGCGAGAGGGGCGCACGCGCTTCCGCCTGGAGTTCGACTGGATGGGCACGAGCGACCCGACGGCCTGGCTCACCGTGCCCATGGCGATCGACTATCTTGGGTCGCTCGTGCCGGGCGGCTGGCCCGCGCTGATGGCGCGGAACCGAGCCCTCGCGCTCGAGGCGCGCGGCATCCTCCAGCAGACGCTGGGCGCCGCGCCGGTCTGCCCGCCGGAGATGGTGGGCTCGATCGCGAGCGTGCGACTGCCGGACAGTCCCCTCACGAATCCCAAGTGGCGGCAGCCCGATCCGCTGCAACCGCGCCTCTTCGGCGAGTGGGGCCTCGAGGTCCCCATCATGCGCTGGCCCGGGGCGCCCAAGCGGCTCGTGCGCGTGTCGTGCCAGCTCTACAACAGTCTCGAGCAGTACGTGAAGCTCGCCGACGCCCTTCGGAAAGAACTCGCCGCCGAGCCGCGCTAGCCGCGCCCCACAAAGGGCATCTTCGTCGCCATGATGGTCATGAACTGCACGTTCGTATCCAGAGGCAGCCGGGCCATGGCGAGCACGGCGTCGCCCACGTGCTTGACGTCGAAGAGCGGCTCGGGCGCGATGGTCCCGTTGGCCTGCGGCACGCCCTGGGACATCCGCGCGGCCAGCGGGGTCAGCGCGTTCCCGATGTCGATCTGGCCGCAGGCGATGTCGTACTTCCGCCCGTCGAGTGATGTGGATTTGGTGAGGCCGGTGATGGCGTGCTTGGTGGAGGTATAGGCCACCGAGTTGGGCCGAGGCGCGTGGGCGGAGATGGAGCCGTTGTTGATGATGCGGCCGCCGCGGGGCGTCTGATCCTTCATGATCTTGATCGCTTCTTGCGTGCAGATGAAGCAGCCGGTGAGGTTGGTGTCCACCACCGCCTTCCACTGCTCGAGCGTGAGGTCCTCCATCGGGATGGCCGGGGCGCCAATGCCGGCGTTGTTGAAGAGAAGGTCGAGGCGCCCGAAGGCCTCCTTGGTGCGAGCGAAGAGATTCCGGATCGAGCCCGCGTCCATCACGTCCGTGGGCACCACGAGAGCCCTAGGCGTGTTCGCGCCCGCCGCCTGCGCCACGCGCTCGAGCTGATCCTTGCGCCGGCCCGCCAGGGCCACGTGATAGCCGTCGGAAAAGAGGGCCAGCGCGGCCGCCTCACCGACGCCGCTGCCCGCGCCCGTCACGATCGCGACCTTCTTCCCATCAGCCATGTTGGGTCTCCTTTGTGTCGGGTGTGTCGTCAGCCGATCTGGTAGCGCTTCATCGCCGCGGGGTCGAACTCGAGCCCGAAGCCCGGTCGGGGCGGGACGACGATCTGGCCGTCCACGAGCGCCGGTGTCTCCTTGAAGAGCTCGAGCGTCCACGGCATGTATTCCACGGTGAGGCCGTTTGGGATGGCGGCGATCAGGTGCACGTGGAACTCGGGAATGAGATGGCTCACCACCGGCAGGTTGAACGCCTCCGCCATGCCCGCGATCTTCATCCACTGGGTGACGCCGCCCGCCCGCAGGAGGTCGATCATCACGATATCGATGGAGCGATGCTCGAGCATGTGGCGGAACGGCACGATGCCGTAGTGATACTCGCCGGCGGCGATGGGCGTGATCAAGTTCTCAGCCACGCGCGCAAGGCCCGGATAGTCGTCGTGAGTGACCGGGTCCTCCAGCCAAAAGAGCTGATAGGGCTCGATGCGATGCCCGATCTCGATGGCCTGGTTCACGCTCCACATCTGGTTGATGTCGCACATGAGATCGATGTCGGGTCCGATGGCCTCGCGCATCACGCGCACGCGCTCGATCGACTCCGCCACCGTGGCCTCGCTCCCGCACTGCATCTTCATCTGACGGAAGCCCATCTTCATGAGGCGTGGGCCCGCCTCAGCGAGATACTTGATCGGATGCGGCCGCATGAGGGCGCCGCTCGCGTACGTGGGCGCGCGGTCCCGCAGGCCGCCTAGCAGGGCGCACACCGACTGGCCCACCGCCTTCGCCTTGAGATCCCAGCAGGCGAGGTCCACCGCGGACAGCGCCAGCGCGTAGATGCCGCCGGGCCCGGCATGACTCGCGGCGCGGCGGCACTTGGCGGCGATGGCCTCGACGCGAGTCGGATCCTCGCCCACGGTGAGCCCGGCCAGGGTGTCCACCGCGGACTTGAGCGCCGGCGTCAGCGCACCGCCGAAGAAGGTAAGGCCGACGCCCACGATGCCCTGATCGGTGCCGAGCTCAAGCGTGACGAACTCGCGCGTGTCGGTGGATGGCGGTAGCCCGACCACCAAGGGGTTGTTCGCCGGCGTGCGGAGGACGCGAGTGGTCACGTGCGTGATCTTCATGGAGTCTCCATGGGCCCGGGGTGGGCGTCTATACTACCGCGGATGGCCACCACGGTGACGGCGCGGCTCGAGCAGTGGCTGACGGCGGAGGGCGCGCGCTTCCGCCTGTTCCAGCACGCCCCCGTCCATACCAGCGAGGAGGCGGCGCGCGTGCGCGGCACGCCCATCGAATCGGGCGCCAAGGCGCTGGTGATGCTGGCCGCGGACGCCCCCGTGCACGTGGTGCTGCCGGGCAGCCGCCGCGTGGACAATGCCAAGGTGCGAGGGATTCTCGGCACGCGCACCCTTCGCTTCGCCACGCCGGAGGAGCTGCTCGCCTTCACCGGCTGTGTACCCGGGGCCGTCCCGCCCTTCGGCAACCTCTTCGGCTTGCCGGTGCTGGTGGATGAAGCGCTGGCCGCCCGCGAGGAGATCGCCTTCAACGCCGGATCGAACTCTGCGTCCATCGTCATGGCCTGCGCGGACTTCCTCCGCCTGTCCGGCGCGCGCGTGCACCCACTCTCGAAGGAGTGAGCCGGCCGTGGCCCGGCGCGACCGTCGGTTGTTTCTGACCGTGTAGGCGACGAGTCGGGTTCGGGGATGTGGGCGGTGGAATCGCCCGGGGTGGCGCCGTTCGTCGGCTTCGTCGGGCTCGCCATCCCGCCGTTCCAGGCTCACTTCACGCCATGCGTGGAGACGGGCTGGCGCCTCGCCGCCGAGTTCTGGGGGCGCGGATACGCGACGGAGGCGGCGAGGGCCGCGATGGGGATGACTCGCTCGGAAGCCGACGATTTCGATCACGCCGCGTATCTCGACGACGATCGCGTCAGGCCGCATGTCCTGTATCGTATGAGCCGAGCCGCCTGGGAAAGGAAGGGAGCGCGCTGATGGACTTCCAGTACACGCCCGAGCAGGAGGCCTTCCGCCGCGAGCTGCGCGCCTGGCTCGCCGCCAATCTGCCCCGCGAGCTCTGTGTGGACGATCCCACCGACGAGCGCGTGGCGCCGGACCGCGCCACCTTCGAGAAGCGCGTGGCCTGGCAGAAGGTCATGTACAAGGCGGGCTGGGTCGGCATCTCGTGGCCCAAGGCCTACGGCGGCCGCGGCGCCACCCTGATGGAGCAGATCATCTACGACGAGGAGTGCTTCCGCGCCCGCGCCCCCGTGCTTCCCGGCTACTCCGGCATCGGCATGATCGGCCCCACGCTGATCGAGGTGGGCACGGAGGCGCAGAAGACGCGCTTCGTGCCGCGCATCCTCACCGCCGAGGACATCTGGTGCCAGGGCTTCTCCGAGCCGGGCGCGGGCTCGGACCTCGCCGGCCTGCGCACCCGGGCCGAGGACAAGGGCGATCACTTCCTCGTGAACGGCCAGAAGGTGTGGACCTCCGGCGCGCAGTTCGCGGACTGGATCTATCTCCTCGTGCGCACCGATCCCGCCGCGCCCAAGCACAAGGGCATCAGCTATCTCCTCGTGGACATGAAGACGCCCGGCATCACCGTGCGCCCCCTCGTGCTGATGAACGGGCACCGCCACTTCAACGAGGTCTTCTTCGTCGACGTGCCGGTGCCGAAGGAAAACCTGGTCGGCCGGCTCCACGCCGGCTGGGGCGTGGCCATGACCACGCTCATGTACGAGCGCAAGGCGGGCGGCGGGCGCGGCCACGACGATCAGATCGCGCGCCTGGGCGCCCTCGCGCGGGGCATGGCGATGAACGGCGCCCCCGCATGGGAGAGTCCGCTCGTGCGCCAGCGCTGGGCGCAGCTCCTGATCGAGGCGGCCGCCCTCAAGTACACGCGCTACCGGAACCTCACCCGGCAGCTCCGCGGCGACCCGCCCGGACCCGAGGGCTCCATCCTCAAGCTGTTCGGCTCGGAGCTGGGCGTGCGCATCGCCGACTTCGCGGGCGAGCTCCTGGGGCCGCGGGTGCTCCTGAATCAGCCGGCTGCGGATGTTCC
This portion of the Candidatus Methylomirabilota bacterium genome encodes:
- a CDS encoding Gfo/Idh/MocA family oxidoreductase, yielding MSEQAIRVGFIGAGANTKLHHIPKLRAQPGVVLVGVANRSKASGEKVAKEFDIPKVFGDWREVIASPDVDAICIGTWPYMHAEMSIAALAAGKHVLCEARMAMNAGEGRRMLEASRKAPKLIAQLVPAPHTLETDSTMTQMIKDGYVGDVVAVELQAAQGRWVDPAAPLHWRQDITLSGHNILNMGIWYEAMCRWLGHAKRLTAMTRVSVPKRKDAEGKTHDVKVPDHADILTELPGGGVAHMRFSAVTALAPSPEVWIFGTEGTLRLEADAKRLSGGRKGETALKEIVIPKEKRVGWRVEEEFVNAIRGKEKVTRTSFEEGVRYMEFTDAVTKSATTGQTVDVTPL
- a CDS encoding aminotransferase class V-fold PLP-dependent enzyme, yielding MTASADLAALWPLDPAVTFLNHGSYGACPKAVLEHQAALRAELEAEPVLFLGRKLEERLDVARARLGEFVGADPGDLAFVTNATGGVNAVLRSLAFSPGDELLTTDHCYAACKNTLDYVASRFGAKVNVAVVPFPLASPDEVVAAVLAKATPKTKLALLDHITSPTALVLPIAKLVSELAARGIDTVVDGAHGPGMVPLDLRALGAAYYTGNCHKWLCTPKGSAFLYVRRDRQAAIHPLTISHGHVGEREGRTRFRLEFDWMGTSDPTAWLTVPMAIDYLGSLVPGGWPALMARNRALALEARGILQQTLGAAPVCPPEMVGSIASVRLPDSPLTNPKWRQPDPLQPRLFGEWGLEVPIMRWPGAPKRLVRVSCQLYNSLEQYVKLADALRKELAAEPR
- a CDS encoding SDR family oxidoreductase, with translation MADGKKVAIVTGAGSGVGEAAALALFSDGYHVALAGRRKDQLERVAQAAGANTPRALVVPTDVMDAGSIRNLFARTKEAFGRLDLLFNNAGIGAPAIPMEDLTLEQWKAVVDTNLTGCFICTQEAIKIMKDQTPRGGRIINNGSISAHAPRPNSVAYTSTKHAITGLTKSTSLDGRKYDIACGQIDIGNALTPLAARMSQGVPQANGTIAPEPLFDVKHVGDAVLAMARLPLDTNVQFMTIMATKMPFVGRG
- a CDS encoding mandelate racemase/muconate lactonizing enzyme family protein, with product MKITHVTTRVLRTPANNPLVVGLPPSTDTREFVTLELGTDQGIVGVGLTFFGGALTPALKSAVDTLAGLTVGEDPTRVEAIAAKCRRAASHAGPGGIYALALSAVDLACWDLKAKAVGQSVCALLGGLRDRAPTYASGALMRPHPIKYLAEAGPRLMKMGFRQMKMQCGSEATVAESIERVRVMREAIGPDIDLMCDINQMWSVNQAIEIGHRIEPYQLFWLEDPVTHDDYPGLARVAENLITPIAAGEYHYGIVPFRHMLEHRSIDIVMIDLLRAGGVTQWMKIAGMAEAFNLPVVSHLIPEFHVHLIAAIPNGLTVEYMPWTLELFKETPALVDGQIVVPPRPGFGLEFDPAAMKRYQIG
- a CDS encoding YbaK/EbsC family protein, whose amino-acid sequence is MATTVTARLEQWLTAEGARFRLFQHAPVHTSEEAARVRGTPIESGAKALVMLAADAPVHVVLPGSRRVDNAKVRGILGTRTLRFATPEELLAFTGCVPGAVPPFGNLFGLPVLVDEALAAREEIAFNAGSNSASIVMACADFLRLSGARVHPLSKE
- a CDS encoding acyl-CoA dehydrogenase, which codes for MDFQYTPEQEAFRRELRAWLAANLPRELCVDDPTDERVAPDRATFEKRVAWQKVMYKAGWVGISWPKAYGGRGATLMEQIIYDEECFRARAPVLPGYSGIGMIGPTLIEVGTEAQKTRFVPRILTAEDIWCQGFSEPGAGSDLAGLRTRAEDKGDHFLVNGQKVWTSGAQFADWIYLLVRTDPAAPKHKGISYLLVDMKTPGITVRPLVLMNGHRHFNEVFFVDVPVPKENLVGRLHAGWGVAMTTLMYERKAGGGRGHDDQIARLGALARGMAMNGAPAWESPLVRQRWAQLLIEAAALKYTRYRNLTRQLRGDPPGPEGSILKLFGSELGVRIADFAGELLGPRVLLNQPAADVPDAARWYNRVISARQYTIAGGTSEIQRNIIGERVLGLPKD